From a region of the Actinomadura luzonensis genome:
- a CDS encoding SDR family oxidoreductase: protein MAGRVCVVTGANRGIGLEVAARLARAGDTVLLTARDPAKAERAARGLAGRVEPRRLDVSDDESVAEFARGVREAHGRVDVLVNNAAIHYDTWQRASGADLGVVREALETNLLGAWRVTQALLPLLRAGRHGRVVNVSSEAGSLASMGAGTPAYAVSKAGLNALTRMLAAELRRDRVLVNAVCPGWVATDMGGPGGRPVAEGAASVLWAVDLPDDGPTGGFFRDGRPLPW from the coding sequence ATGGCGGGACGGGTGTGCGTGGTCACCGGGGCCAACCGGGGGATCGGGCTGGAGGTGGCGGCGCGGCTCGCGCGGGCCGGCGACACGGTGCTGCTGACGGCCCGCGACCCGGCCAAGGCCGAGCGCGCCGCGCGCGGCCTCGCGGGCCGGGTGGAGCCGCGGCGGCTGGACGTGTCCGACGACGAGTCCGTGGCGGAGTTCGCCCGGGGCGTGCGCGAGGCGCACGGGCGGGTGGACGTGCTGGTCAACAACGCGGCCATCCACTACGACACCTGGCAGCGCGCCTCCGGCGCCGACCTCGGCGTGGTGCGCGAGGCCTTGGAGACGAACCTGCTGGGCGCCTGGCGGGTGACGCAGGCGCTGCTGCCGCTGCTGCGCGCCGGGCGGCACGGCCGGGTGGTGAACGTCTCCAGCGAGGCCGGCTCGCTGGCGTCCATGGGGGCGGGGACGCCCGCGTACGCGGTGTCGAAGGCCGGCCTGAACGCGCTGACCCGGATGCTCGCCGCCGAGCTGCGCCGCGACCGCGTGCTCGTGAACGCGGTCTGCCCCGGCTGGGTGGCCACCGACATGGGCGGCCCGGGCGGGCGGCCGGTGGCGGAGGGCGCGGCGAGCGTGTTGTGGGCGGTGGACCTGCCGGACGACGGTCCGACGGGCGGCTTCTTCCGTGACGGCCGGCCGCTGCCGTGGTGA
- a CDS encoding nuclear transport factor 2 family protein, translated as MSATPSAREVAERFLAAATGDGLADLYAEDSVIELPFSPEGRPLRFEGREGHRARFARAAGMLRHERTANVTIHETTDPEVVVLEFDLHSVVIPTGRPVVRTYAMVMRVRDGLITHSRDYADTLAAAELTRELRSLVP; from the coding sequence ATGTCCGCGACTCCGAGCGCCCGCGAGGTGGCCGAACGCTTCCTGGCCGCGGCCACCGGCGACGGCCTCGCCGACCTGTACGCCGAGGACTCCGTCATCGAGCTGCCCTTCAGCCCGGAGGGCCGGCCGCTCCGCTTCGAGGGCAGGGAAGGGCACCGGGCCCGCTTCGCGCGCGCCGCCGGGATGCTCCGCCACGAGCGCACCGCGAACGTGACGATCCACGAGACCACCGACCCCGAGGTGGTCGTCCTGGAGTTCGACCTGCACAGCGTGGTCATCCCCACCGGGCGGCCGGTCGTGCGGACGTACGCGATGGTGATGCGCGTCCGCGACGGGCTGATCACGCACTCCCGCGACTACGCCGACACCCTGGCGGCGGCCGAGCTGACCAGGGAGCTGAGGTCGCTGGTGCCGTAG
- a CDS encoding phosphotransferase, with translation MPDLQHTHEVAYDGDVVTKRYLGTKPGAAEREWRALTLLAEHAPGLAPRPIAFEAGVVSMSRLDGVPLRGLPAPGEHAAALADALAELHAAVPARVLRDVPVRPWQREAVCDWIRLQGARWRPRGPLADRAVREGLRWLAGWRPGESGVTPVFGAGDGNLANFLWDGSRVRIVDFEDSGRSDLAYELAELAEHVSMWVDGDLEIARRFELSPQEERRLRECRKAHTLVWLFLLSHDDPADPRNPPGTFDRQAERVLATLGA, from the coding sequence GTGCCCGATCTTCAGCACACCCACGAGGTGGCCTACGACGGCGACGTCGTCACCAAGCGCTACCTCGGCACCAAGCCGGGCGCGGCCGAGCGGGAGTGGCGGGCGCTGACCCTGCTGGCCGAGCACGCGCCGGGGCTCGCGCCGCGGCCGATCGCGTTCGAGGCGGGCGTGGTGTCCATGAGCCGCCTCGACGGGGTGCCGCTGCGCGGCCTGCCGGCCCCCGGCGAGCACGCCGCCGCCCTGGCCGACGCGCTGGCCGAGCTGCACGCCGCCGTCCCGGCCCGGGTGCTGCGGGACGTCCCGGTGCGGCCCTGGCAGCGCGAGGCGGTCTGCGACTGGATCCGGCTCCAGGGAGCGCGCTGGCGGCCCCGCGGCCCGCTCGCCGACCGCGCCGTCCGGGAGGGGCTGCGCTGGCTGGCGGGCTGGCGGCCGGGCGAGTCCGGCGTCACGCCCGTCTTCGGGGCGGGCGACGGCAACCTCGCGAACTTCCTGTGGGACGGCAGCCGGGTGCGCATCGTCGACTTCGAGGACTCCGGCCGCAGCGACCTCGCCTACGAGCTGGCCGAGCTGGCCGAGCACGTGTCGATGTGGGTGGACGGCGACCTGGAGATCGCCCGCCGCTTCGAGCTGAGCCCCCAGGAGGAGCGCCGGCTGCGCGAGTGCCGCAAGGCGCACACCCTGGTCTGGTTGTTCCTGCTCTCCCACGACGACCCCGCCGACCCGCGCAACCCGCCCGGCACCTTCGATCGCCAGGCCGAGCGGGTGCTGGCAACATTGGGCGCGTGA
- a CDS encoding GNAT family N-acetyltransferase: MRLAGPDDLTAVEQLVRDAYEPWIPVVGMRPLPMDADYGALIAARRVHVTDDLRGLIVLVPEDGALLVDNVAVRPDSHGQGIGRGLLAYAEREARRLGLPALRLYTNVRMTSNIALYASLGYAETGRIGVEGRSAVLMRKELSPAAPPAGG; this comes from the coding sequence GTGAGACTCGCCGGACCCGACGACCTGACCGCCGTCGAACAGCTCGTGCGCGACGCCTACGAGCCGTGGATCCCCGTCGTCGGCATGCGCCCCCTGCCCATGGACGCCGACTACGGCGCACTCATCGCCGCCCGCCGGGTGCACGTCACCGACGACCTGCGCGGGCTGATCGTGCTCGTGCCCGAGGACGGCGCGCTGCTGGTCGACAACGTCGCCGTCCGGCCCGACAGCCACGGCCAGGGCATCGGGCGCGGCCTGCTGGCCTACGCCGAGCGGGAGGCGCGCCGGCTCGGCCTGCCCGCGCTGCGCCTCTACACCAACGTCAGGATGACGTCCAACATCGCCCTGTACGCCTCGCTCGGCTACGCCGAGACCGGCAGGATCGGCGTCGAGGGCCGCTCGGCCGTCCTCATGCGCAAGGAGCTCAGCCCTGCAGCACCCCCAGCAGGTGGCTGA
- a CDS encoding class II fructose-bisphosphate aldolase gives MPLAAIGDLVRQSPAGVGAFNVIQLEHASAIVAGAEALGLPVVLQISENCVRYHGALEPVALAALAVARRAAVPVAVHLDHATDRALVEEAVGLGLGSVMFDASALPDEDNVRATAEVAAWCHERGVWVEAELGEVGGKDGVHAPGARTKPHEAVEYVRRTGVDALAVAVGTSHAMTTKDAVLDLELIAELRAAVPVPLVLHGSSGVPDEVLRAAVRQGMKKINIATHLNKAFTGAIRDYLEHDPRVVDPRKYVKAGRDAVAREVSHLLGVLQG, from the coding sequence ATGCCCCTCGCCGCCATCGGCGACCTCGTCCGGCAGTCACCCGCGGGGGTGGGTGCCTTCAACGTGATCCAGCTCGAGCACGCCAGTGCCATCGTGGCCGGCGCCGAGGCCCTGGGCCTGCCGGTCGTGCTGCAGATCAGCGAGAACTGCGTGCGTTACCACGGGGCGCTGGAGCCGGTCGCGCTGGCCGCGCTGGCCGTGGCCCGGCGCGCCGCGGTGCCGGTCGCGGTGCACCTCGACCACGCCACCGACCGCGCGCTGGTGGAGGAGGCGGTGGGGCTGGGGCTGGGGTCGGTCATGTTCGACGCCTCGGCCCTGCCCGACGAGGACAACGTGCGGGCCACGGCCGAGGTGGCGGCGTGGTGCCACGAGCGCGGCGTGTGGGTGGAGGCGGAGCTGGGCGAGGTCGGCGGCAAGGACGGCGTGCACGCGCCGGGCGCCCGCACCAAGCCGCACGAGGCGGTCGAGTACGTGCGGCGCACCGGCGTGGACGCGCTCGCCGTGGCCGTCGGCACCTCACACGCCATGACCACCAAGGACGCCGTCCTGGACCTGGAGCTCATCGCCGAGCTGCGGGCCGCGGTGCCGGTGCCGCTGGTGCTGCACGGCTCGTCGGGCGTGCCGGACGAGGTGCTGCGGGCGGCCGTGCGGCAGGGCATGAAGAAGATCAACATCGCGACGCACCTCAACAAGGCGTTCACCGGCGCGATCCGCGACTACCTGGAGCACGACCCGCGCGTGGTCGACCCGCGCAAGTACGTCAAGGCGGGCCGCGACGCGGTGGCCCGCGAGGTCAGCCACCTGCTGGGGGTGCTGCAGGGCTGA
- a CDS encoding 1-phosphofructokinase family hexose kinase: protein MILTVTLNMALDVTYEVPAVDWDGVNRVGGVHRRAGGKGVNVARVLAALGQEVLVTGLAGGPTGRAIEADLRAAELPSAVFAIEGDSRTTLAVRETGGAARTALFNEPGPEVAADELAAFTRHYAALAARADVVVLSGSLPRGVPADFYATLSALVPAPVIVDADGDPLRHAPKGRPSVVKPNAEELARAVPGPPDRGAEVLRGEGAESVVVSLGAGGLLAVTGEGTFRARMPYTVRGNPTGAGDSLVAGLALGLVEAAPWPERLRRAAALGAAAVAAPVAGDFDRGVYDDIHPQIVIT from the coding sequence ATGATCCTCACGGTGACGCTCAACATGGCGCTCGACGTGACCTACGAGGTGCCCGCCGTCGACTGGGACGGCGTCAACCGGGTCGGCGGGGTGCACCGGCGGGCGGGCGGCAAGGGCGTCAACGTGGCCCGCGTGCTGGCCGCGCTCGGCCAGGAGGTGCTGGTCACCGGCCTGGCCGGCGGGCCGACCGGGCGGGCGATCGAGGCGGACCTGCGGGCGGCGGAGCTGCCCAGCGCGGTGTTCGCGATCGAGGGCGACTCGCGCACGACGCTGGCGGTCAGGGAGACCGGCGGCGCGGCCCGCACGGCGTTGTTCAACGAGCCGGGGCCGGAGGTGGCGGCGGACGAGCTGGCGGCCTTCACCCGGCACTACGCGGCGCTGGCCGCCCGCGCCGACGTGGTGGTGTTGTCGGGCAGCCTGCCGCGCGGCGTGCCGGCCGACTTCTACGCCACGCTGAGCGCTCTGGTGCCGGCGCCCGTCATCGTCGACGCCGACGGCGACCCGCTGCGGCACGCGCCGAAGGGCCGCCCGTCGGTGGTCAAGCCCAACGCCGAGGAGCTGGCCAGGGCCGTGCCGGGCCCGCCGGACCGGGGCGCGGAGGTGCTGCGCGGCGAGGGCGCCGAGTCGGTCGTGGTGTCGCTGGGCGCGGGCGGGCTGCTGGCGGTGACCGGCGAGGGAACGTTCCGGGCGCGGATGCCGTACACCGTGCGCGGCAACCCGACGGGCGCGGGCGACTCGCTGGTGGCCGGGCTGGCGCTGGGCCTGGTCGAGGCGGCCCCGTGGCCGGAGCGGCTGCGGCGGGCGGCGGCGCTCGGGGCGGCGGCGGTGGCCGCGCCGGTGGCCGGCGACTTCGACCGCGGCGTCTACGACGACATCCATCCCCAGATCGTCATCACGTAA
- the nagA gene encoding N-acetylglucosamine-6-phosphate deacetylase, protein MSLTLADARIVTPEGVHEGWLTIEDGRITHVGSGSAPGPGLSVGGRHVVPGFVDVHNHGGAGGSFPTGDLDQARQAVALHRRHGTTTMMASLVTAAPEGLARAATALAELCEEGLLAGIHFEGPYIAPGRCGAHDPTLLREPSPEEFAGLVKAGRGHVRMLTIAPELPGALETIRSAAAEGVIAAIGHSDADYERTIEGIEAGASVATHLYNAMPPLGHRAPGPIAALLDDERVTVELINDGVHVHPAMLRLAYEVAGPGRTVLVTDAMSAAGLGDGDYLLGSMRVRVDDGVARLVEGGSIAGSTLTMDVAFRRAVRELGLSLPDAVQVASLTPARVLGLAGRIGSIGVGKAADLVVLSPELEVDGVMKDGVWITEP, encoded by the coding sequence ATGAGCCTTACTCTCGCCGACGCCAGGATCGTGACTCCCGAGGGAGTGCACGAGGGGTGGCTGACCATCGAAGACGGCCGCATCACGCATGTCGGCTCCGGAAGCGCCCCCGGGCCGGGCCTGAGCGTGGGCGGGCGGCACGTCGTGCCCGGCTTCGTCGACGTGCACAACCACGGGGGCGCCGGCGGCTCCTTCCCCACCGGCGACCTCGACCAGGCGCGGCAGGCCGTGGCGCTGCACCGGCGACACGGCACCACCACGATGATGGCGAGCCTGGTCACCGCCGCCCCCGAGGGCCTGGCCAGGGCGGCGACGGCGCTGGCGGAGCTGTGCGAGGAGGGGCTGCTGGCGGGCATCCACTTCGAGGGCCCGTACATCGCGCCCGGCCGGTGCGGGGCGCACGATCCCACGCTGCTGCGCGAGCCGTCGCCGGAGGAGTTCGCCGGGCTGGTCAAGGCGGGGCGCGGGCACGTGCGCATGCTGACGATCGCGCCCGAGCTGCCCGGGGCGCTGGAGACGATCCGATCGGCGGCGGCCGAGGGCGTGATCGCCGCGATCGGCCACAGCGACGCCGACTACGAGCGCACGATCGAGGGCATCGAGGCGGGCGCGAGCGTGGCGACGCACCTGTACAACGCGATGCCGCCGCTCGGGCACCGGGCGCCGGGCCCGATCGCGGCGCTGCTCGACGACGAGCGCGTCACGGTCGAGCTGATCAACGACGGCGTGCACGTGCATCCGGCGATGTTGCGGCTGGCGTACGAGGTGGCCGGGCCGGGCCGGACGGTGCTCGTCACCGACGCCATGTCGGCCGCCGGGCTGGGCGACGGCGACTACCTGCTCGGCTCGATGCGGGTGCGGGTGGACGACGGCGTGGCGCGGCTGGTGGAGGGCGGCTCGATCGCGGGCTCCACGCTGACCATGGACGTCGCCTTCCGCCGGGCCGTGCGCGAGCTGGGCCTGTCGCTGCCCGACGCGGTGCAGGTGGCCTCGCTGACGCCGGCGCGGGTGCTGGGCCTGGCGGGCCGCATCGGCTCGATCGGCGTCGGCAAGGCCGCCGACCTGGTGGTGCTCTCGCCCGAGCTGGAGGTGGACGGGGTCATGAAGGACGGCGTCTGGATCACGGAGCCCTGA
- a CDS encoding SIS domain-containing protein codes for MTTHTEAEIASQPECWRRAVADVPAGALPREGERVAVVGCGTSWFIAMAYAALRERAGHGETDAFAASEFPTGRAYDRVLALTRSGTTTEVLELLARVSTPATAITADPRTPIMRAAGEVIVLDYADERSVVQTRFATTQLALLRASLGEDLTRAVADAERAVADPLPAELVEAEQFSFLGTGWTVGLAQEAALKMREASRSWTEAYPAMEYRHGPISIGAPGRVTWMLGAAPEGLRAQVEQTGATFVESDLDPMAELIRAQRVAVARAFARGLDPDEPMHLTRSVILSP; via the coding sequence GTGACCACCCACACCGAAGCCGAGATCGCGTCCCAGCCGGAGTGCTGGCGGCGGGCCGTCGCCGACGTCCCCGCGGGCGCTCTGCCGCGCGAGGGCGAGCGGGTCGCCGTGGTCGGCTGCGGCACCTCCTGGTTCATCGCGATGGCCTACGCCGCGCTCCGCGAGCGCGCCGGGCACGGCGAGACCGACGCGTTCGCCGCCTCCGAGTTCCCCACCGGCCGCGCCTACGACCGGGTGCTCGCGCTGACCCGCTCCGGCACCACCACGGAGGTGCTGGAGCTGCTGGCCCGCGTCAGCACGCCGGCCACCGCCATCACCGCCGACCCCCGCACGCCGATCATGCGGGCCGCCGGCGAAGTGATCGTGCTCGACTACGCCGACGAGCGCTCGGTCGTGCAGACCAGGTTCGCCACCACGCAGCTCGCGCTGCTGCGCGCCTCGCTCGGCGAGGACCTCACCCGGGCCGTCGCCGACGCCGAGCGGGCCGTCGCCGACCCCCTGCCCGCCGAGCTGGTCGAGGCCGAGCAGTTCAGCTTCCTCGGCACCGGCTGGACGGTCGGGCTGGCGCAGGAGGCCGCTCTCAAGATGCGCGAGGCGTCCCGCTCCTGGACGGAGGCGTACCCGGCGATGGAGTACCGCCACGGCCCGATCAGCATCGGCGCGCCCGGCCGCGTCACCTGGATGCTCGGCGCCGCCCCCGAGGGCCTGCGCGCCCAGGTCGAGCAGACCGGCGCGACGTTCGTGGAGAGCGACCTCGACCCGATGGCCGAGCTGATCCGCGCCCAGCGCGTGGCCGTCGCCCGCGCCTTCGCCCGCGGCCTCGACCCCGACGAGCCCATGCACCTCACGCGATCTGTGATCCTTTCCCCATGA